One window of the Qipengyuania oceanensis genome contains the following:
- a CDS encoding DUF1428 domain-containing protein: MTYVSGFVAAVPEGNKQAYIDLAHRFWELAEEFGALSQVECWEDDVPDGKTTDMRRAVRLEDGEKVVFSWVTWPDKPTYEAAQQKMMEDPRMQNMGEMPFDGSRMISGGFAPIVELGA, encoded by the coding sequence ATGACCTATGTCAGTGGATTCGTGGCGGCAGTGCCGGAAGGCAACAAGCAGGCCTATATCGACCTGGCGCACCGGTTCTGGGAGTTGGCCGAAGAGTTCGGTGCGCTCTCGCAGGTGGAATGCTGGGAGGACGACGTTCCCGACGGCAAGACCACCGACATGCGCCGCGCCGTCCGGCTCGAGGACGGAGAGAAAGTGGTTTTCAGCTGGGTCACGTGGCCGGACAAGCCGACTTATGAAGCGGCGCAGCAGAAGATGATGGAAGATCCGCGCATGCAGAACATGGGCGAGATGCCGTTCGACGGCTCGCGCATGATATCTGGCGGCTTCGCGCCGATCGTCGAGCTGGGAGCCTGA
- a CDS encoding oxygenase MpaB family protein, which yields MPARSPADQLREAIVARVRSTFNDVESGQQPVPPSDEALFERDTPIRMVHADVVGMMVGGIRSLLLQMLHPHALQGVLDHSNFRADMHGRLRRTARFIAVTTFGHRDDALQAIERVNRIHSEVTGTLPDGTAYSATNPRTLAWVHVAEATSFLAAYKRFVRPEMPYAEQDEYYRQFAVIARGLGADPVPETVNEAEALFRELRGDLRASPEASEIARLVLSQKPEGAPPAVQQMLGTSAVDMLPPFARSMLGLKKPGFDGLAARAATFGAGKTLRWAFRQS from the coding sequence ATGCCAGCACGCTCTCCGGCCGACCAGCTTCGCGAAGCAATCGTCGCACGGGTTCGCTCGACCTTCAACGACGTCGAAAGCGGGCAGCAGCCCGTCCCGCCGAGCGACGAGGCGCTGTTCGAACGCGATACGCCCATTCGGATGGTCCACGCCGACGTCGTCGGCATGATGGTCGGCGGCATTCGCAGCCTGCTGCTGCAGATGCTGCACCCCCATGCGCTGCAGGGCGTGCTCGACCATTCGAACTTCCGCGCGGACATGCATGGCCGCCTGCGCCGCACCGCACGTTTCATCGCCGTCACGACCTTCGGCCACCGCGACGACGCACTGCAGGCGATAGAGCGGGTCAACCGCATCCACTCGGAGGTGACGGGCACACTACCCGACGGCACCGCCTACAGCGCGACCAATCCCAGGACGCTGGCCTGGGTCCACGTCGCCGAAGCGACCAGCTTTCTCGCGGCTTACAAGCGCTTCGTGCGGCCCGAGATGCCCTATGCCGAGCAGGACGAGTATTATCGGCAGTTCGCGGTCATCGCGCGCGGTCTTGGCGCGGACCCGGTCCCCGAAACGGTCAACGAGGCGGAGGCGCTGTTCCGCGAGTTGCGTGGCGACCTGCGAGCCTCGCCCGAAGCGAGCGAAATCGCGCGGCTGGTACTTTCGCAGAAACCGGAAGGCGCCCCGCCCGCCGTCCAGCAGATGCTCGGCACGAGTGCGGTCGACATGCTGCCGCCGTTCGCGCGCTCGATGTTGGGCCTGAAGAAACCCGGTTTCGATGGCCTCGCCGCGCGCGCTGCAACCTTTGGTGCGGGCAAGACCCTGCGCTGGGCGTTTCGCCAATCGTAG
- a CDS encoding TetR/AcrR family transcriptional regulator, with translation MSDTYANLLDLAESESCARGFTAVSYGDLATLAGIRKASIHHHFPAKASLGLALVDRYADRLAGELAELSERSRSGGDALRAYLARCRNDLRDGTAVSLLAAMIADAANLPEEMRGQVTRLRELVVRWLGDVLQRGRQDRSISVSGGPREEGLAVFVQLLGAQLAARAARDPSLFDAASATISARIFRS, from the coding sequence ATGAGCGATACCTACGCAAACCTGCTGGATCTGGCGGAAAGCGAGAGCTGCGCGCGCGGCTTCACTGCAGTGAGTTACGGCGACCTCGCAACGCTCGCGGGCATCCGCAAGGCGAGCATCCATCACCACTTTCCTGCCAAGGCCAGCCTGGGCTTGGCACTTGTCGATCGTTACGCTGATCGGCTGGCAGGCGAACTGGCGGAGTTATCGGAGCGATCCCGCAGCGGCGGCGATGCTCTGCGCGCTTATCTCGCCAGGTGCCGCAACGATTTGCGCGACGGCACCGCAGTGAGCCTTCTTGCAGCCATGATCGCCGACGCGGCGAACCTGCCTGAAGAGATGCGCGGACAGGTCACGCGATTGCGCGAGCTTGTCGTGCGTTGGCTCGGCGACGTCCTGCAGCGCGGACGCCAGGACCGCAGCATCTCGGTTTCCGGAGGGCCGCGCGAAGAGGGGCTGGCGGTATTCGTCCAGCTGCTCGGCGCGCAGCTGGCAGCGCGCGCTGCGCGCGACCCATCGCTGTTCGATGCGGCCAGCGCGACGATTTCGGCGCGCATCTTCCGTTCGTGA
- a CDS encoding AAA family ATPase, which translates to MSQFLKAMAGTALSEVLIEEPDTTVDVRETFGIDVDWKVPAFSQRDDRVPEVDEGYVFDPETTMAIVAGFAQDRRVMIQGYHGTGKSTHIEQVAARLKWPTVRINLDAHISRMDLIGRDTIILRDGLQVTEFREGLLPWSLQHPVALIFDEYDAGRPDVMFVIQRVLEQRGKLTLLDQNKVITPDPHFRLFATSNTVGLGDTTGLYHGTQQINQAQMDRWNIVVSLNYLPAKVEQDIVKMHNPEVDEQLIANMIKVADLTRQGFMNGDISTVMSPRTVITWAQNNAIFNNPGFSFRLSFLNKCDEEERMLVAEYYQRVFGEELPESVLGRS; encoded by the coding sequence ATGAGCCAATTCCTCAAAGCCATGGCCGGCACCGCCCTGAGCGAAGTGCTGATCGAAGAACCCGACACCACTGTCGATGTGCGCGAAACCTTCGGCATCGATGTCGACTGGAAGGTGCCCGCCTTCTCGCAACGGGACGACCGCGTGCCCGAAGTCGACGAAGGCTATGTCTTCGATCCCGAGACGACGATGGCGATCGTCGCCGGTTTCGCGCAGGATCGCCGGGTGATGATCCAGGGTTATCACGGGACCGGCAAGTCGACGCATATCGAGCAGGTCGCCGCGCGGCTCAAGTGGCCGACCGTGCGCATCAACCTCGATGCCCACATCAGCCGGATGGACTTGATCGGACGCGACACAATCATCCTGCGCGACGGTCTGCAGGTGACCGAGTTTCGCGAAGGCCTGCTGCCGTGGTCGCTGCAGCATCCTGTGGCCCTGATTTTCGACGAGTACGATGCCGGCCGCCCCGACGTGATGTTCGTCATCCAGCGCGTTCTCGAACAGCGCGGCAAGCTGACCCTGCTCGACCAGAACAAGGTGATCACGCCCGATCCCCACTTCCGCCTGTTCGCGACCTCGAACACGGTCGGGCTCGGCGATACGACCGGCCTTTATCACGGTACGCAGCAGATCAACCAGGCGCAGATGGACCGTTGGAACATCGTCGTCTCGCTCAACTACCTGCCCGCCAAGGTCGAGCAGGACATCGTGAAGATGCACAATCCGGAAGTCGACGAGCAATTGATCGCGAACATGATCAAGGTCGCCGACCTGACGCGCCAGGGTTTCATGAACGGCGATATCTCGACTGTCATGAGCCCGCGCACCGTCATTACCTGGGCGCAAAACAACGCGATCTTCAACAATCCGGGCTTCTCGTTCCGGCTCTCGTTCCTCAACAAGTGCGACGAGGAAGAACGGATGCTGGTGGCGGAATACTATCAGCGCGTGTTCGGCGAGGAACTGCCCGAGAGCGTGCTCGGCCGCAGTTAA
- a CDS encoding transglycosylase domain-containing protein, with protein sequence MGLFDRSGKHRDSGLEGDWQSHSGYFALHDAHGDGPDYDDPDYERRDYDRPDFDSWDRKLDEVDRRYAPPRPRTRWWQPSHYRGRGKLWWIARVVAAILLLLILTVGWLAITAPLSKSLEPIAPPQITLLAADGTPIARNGAVTAEPVDVDTLPPHVVEAFLAIEDRRFYSHWGVDPVGIARALTGTGGGSTITQQLAKFTFLTPERTLTRKAREMLIAFWLESWLTKDEILERYLSNAYFGDNVYGLRAASLHYFYRKPENLTMPQAAMLAGLVQAPSRLNPAKHYERAEARMQMVLNAMVAAGSLTEAERAAVRSPRLDIRPAGDLPTGTYFADWALGDARKLVGTGYSQHTLATTLDSRLQRIASQVVARAPLGKAQVALVAMRPNGEVVAMVGGRDYGSSPFNRVTQAKRQTGSTFKLFVYLAALRDGWRPDDTIANTPIETGSYRPKNSDGRYSPTLSLEDAFARSSNVAAVRLLQDVGDDKVIRTARDLGVTSKLPADDATLALGTSTMSLLELTAAYAGVAANGFPVEPRAFPAEEEGWFEWLTNGRSSLSGRTHADMERLLRRAINAGTGRAAMLPVPNYGKTGTTQDNRDALFVGYAGGLVVGVWIGNDDNSPLAGVSGGGLPARIWRDFMVRALGTGSIPQPAPRPVETSDPGGPVQPLDVPDIGDIPIGDGNSRLRVREGEVTLSTDVEGVPLDITLNQDGVALRERERAAQDEQ encoded by the coding sequence ATGGGCCTTTTCGATCGATCAGGAAAGCACCGCGATAGCGGACTGGAAGGCGACTGGCAGTCGCACTCGGGCTATTTTGCGTTGCACGACGCGCACGGCGACGGGCCGGACTACGACGATCCCGACTACGAGCGGCGCGATTACGACCGGCCCGATTTCGACAGCTGGGACCGCAAGCTCGACGAGGTCGATCGCCGTTACGCCCCGCCTCGGCCCCGCACGCGCTGGTGGCAGCCTTCCCATTATCGCGGCCGCGGCAAGCTGTGGTGGATCGCACGCGTCGTTGCGGCGATCCTGCTGCTCCTGATCCTGACGGTCGGGTGGCTGGCGATAACGGCGCCGCTGTCCAAATCGCTCGAGCCGATCGCGCCGCCGCAGATCACGCTGCTTGCAGCCGACGGTACGCCGATTGCCCGCAACGGCGCGGTCACGGCAGAGCCGGTCGATGTCGATACGCTGCCGCCGCATGTCGTCGAGGCCTTCCTCGCGATCGAGGACCGGCGGTTCTATTCTCACTGGGGTGTCGATCCGGTCGGCATCGCCCGCGCGCTGACCGGCACGGGTGGCGGCAGCACCATCACCCAGCAGCTTGCCAAGTTCACCTTCCTCACTCCGGAACGGACGCTGACCCGCAAGGCGCGCGAAATGCTCATCGCCTTCTGGCTGGAAAGCTGGCTTACCAAGGACGAAATTCTCGAGCGGTATCTGTCGAACGCGTATTTCGGCGACAACGTCTACGGGCTGCGCGCGGCGAGCCTGCACTATTTCTATCGCAAGCCTGAGAACCTCACCATGCCGCAGGCCGCGATGCTCGCCGGGCTTGTCCAGGCGCCTTCGCGGCTCAATCCGGCCAAGCATTACGAACGCGCCGAAGCCCGCATGCAGATGGTCCTCAACGCGATGGTGGCGGCCGGTTCCCTGACCGAAGCGGAGCGTGCAGCGGTACGCAGCCCGCGGCTCGACATCCGGCCGGCGGGCGATCTGCCGACCGGCACATACTTTGCCGACTGGGCGCTCGGCGACGCGCGCAAGCTGGTCGGCACCGGCTATTCCCAACACACGCTGGCGACCACGCTCGATTCGCGTCTGCAGAGAATTGCCAGCCAGGTGGTCGCGCGGGCCCCGCTGGGGAAGGCGCAGGTCGCGCTCGTCGCGATGCGGCCCAACGGCGAAGTGGTCGCCATGGTCGGGGGCAGGGATTACGGCAGTTCGCCCTTCAACCGGGTGACGCAGGCCAAGCGCCAGACCGGCTCGACCTTCAAGCTCTTCGTCTACCTCGCGGCGCTGCGCGACGGGTGGCGGCCCGACGACACGATCGCGAATACGCCGATCGAGACGGGCAGCTATCGCCCGAAGAACTCCGATGGACGGTATTCGCCGACCCTGTCGCTCGAGGATGCCTTCGCCCGGTCGAGCAACGTGGCGGCGGTGCGGTTGCTGCAGGACGTGGGAGACGACAAGGTCATCCGCACGGCCCGCGATCTGGGCGTGACGTCCAAGCTCCCGGCAGACGATGCGACCTTGGCGCTCGGGACATCGACGATGTCGCTGCTCGAACTGACCGCCGCCTATGCCGGGGTCGCGGCCAACGGCTTCCCGGTCGAGCCGCGCGCCTTTCCTGCCGAAGAGGAGGGGTGGTTCGAATGGCTGACGAATGGCCGATCGAGCCTGTCGGGCCGGACCCACGCCGACATGGAACGCTTGCTGCGCCGCGCGATCAACGCCGGGACGGGCAGGGCGGCGATGCTGCCGGTGCCGAACTACGGCAAGACCGGCACGACCCAGGACAATCGCGATGCCCTGTTCGTCGGCTATGCCGGCGGCCTGGTGGTCGGCGTATGGATCGGCAACGACGACAACTCGCCGCTCGCAGGGGTATCGGGCGGCGGGCTGCCCGCACGGATATGGCGAGACTTCATGGTTCGTGCCCTCGGTACCGGATCGATTCCGCAGCCCGCGCCACGACCGGTCGAGACGAGCGATCCGGGCGGGCCCGTCCAGCCGCTCGACGTGCCCGATATCGGCGACATTCCGATCGGCGACGGCAATTCGCGGCTCCGCGTGCGCGAAGGCGAGGTGACGCTGAGCACCGATGTCGAGGGCGTGCCGCTCGACATCACGCTGAACCAGGATGGCGTTGCCCTGCGCGAACGCGAACGCGCGGCGCAGGACGAGCAGTAG
- a CDS encoding PaaI family thioesterase: protein MASSADLKLLSAYAHSLGMRIEDHDEAGMPVVAIDFSEDLEGRPGALHGGATSGILETAGYAALRTELSRQGRNARLKPINVTVQFLRAGLRKRTLAAGRIKRLGRRNANIVVEAWQDDREKPIATAVMNVMVVEAD, encoded by the coding sequence ATGGCTAGCAGCGCCGACCTCAAACTGCTTTCCGCCTACGCCCACTCGCTCGGCATGCGGATCGAAGACCACGACGAGGCCGGGATGCCGGTCGTCGCGATCGATTTCTCGGAGGACCTGGAAGGGCGCCCGGGCGCCTTGCATGGCGGCGCCACCAGCGGGATTCTCGAAACCGCTGGCTATGCGGCGCTGCGCACGGAACTGAGCAGGCAAGGCCGCAACGCCCGGCTCAAGCCTATCAACGTCACCGTGCAATTCCTGCGGGCCGGTCTGCGCAAGCGCACGCTGGCTGCAGGACGGATCAAGCGCCTGGGTCGCCGCAACGCCAACATCGTGGTCGAAGCCTGGCAGGACGATCGGGAAAAGCCGATCGCCACCGCAGTCATGAACGTGATGGTCGTCGAAGCGGACTAA
- a CDS encoding PaaI family thioesterase, producing MNDIPAHFDPERMGSMIFERAHPGWLDLEFHEKGANWVELKLPWREDLVGDPDFPVLASGPIVSLLDMAGGMCIWTTNRVFKPVATLDLRVDYQRPARDHAAVYGRTECYRLTRSAAFVRGFAHDGDPEDTVATMVGVFMTINPGRANG from the coding sequence ATGAATGATATTCCCGCACATTTTGATCCGGAACGCATGGGATCGATGATTTTCGAACGTGCTCATCCCGGCTGGCTGGACCTGGAGTTCCATGAAAAGGGCGCGAACTGGGTCGAGCTGAAGCTGCCCTGGCGCGAAGACCTGGTCGGCGACCCCGACTTTCCCGTGCTCGCTTCGGGCCCCATCGTCAGCCTGCTCGACATGGCTGGCGGCATGTGCATCTGGACGACCAACCGGGTCTTCAAGCCGGTCGCGACGCTGGATCTGCGGGTCGATTACCAGCGGCCCGCGCGCGACCATGCAGCGGTGTACGGCCGCACGGAATGCTACCGGCTGACGCGCTCCGCCGCCTTCGTGCGGGGCTTTGCGCATGACGGCGACCCGGAGGACACGGTCGCAACGATGGTGGGGGTTTTCATGACCATCAATCCGGGGCGCGCCAATGGCTAG
- a CDS encoding transposase, with amino-acid sequence MPRLIDCQDPGTATLEEALDALDAGGFASRDEESLAGASLALRRLSNNREFFGDMLVDRLSATRPSEAETANGYGPQSIILSQARNGYFLRANIWPSPRDSVFASSGAETFVYGVPHDHNFSFLTVGYFGPGYRSAYYEYEYADTIGCEGEKPGLRFIEESALEEGKMQLYRAHIDIHDQIPPESMSVSLNVIEVDEASCWLDQYGFDLESGAITGTINPNATETFLQVAVGLGGAEAIDLADRFGRTHPSERIRLASFAARAHLCGDVATREAVWAEAERNSGSLLVARVADRQRRALEIA; translated from the coding sequence ATGCCCCGCCTGATCGACTGCCAGGACCCCGGCACCGCCACGCTCGAAGAAGCGCTCGACGCACTCGACGCCGGCGGTTTCGCAAGCCGCGACGAAGAGAGCCTGGCAGGGGCCAGCCTCGCGCTCCGCCGCCTTTCCAACAATCGCGAATTTTTCGGCGACATGCTGGTCGACCGGCTCTCGGCGACCAGACCCTCCGAAGCCGAAACCGCAAACGGTTACGGGCCGCAGTCGATCATCCTGTCGCAAGCCAGGAACGGTTATTTCCTGCGCGCCAACATCTGGCCTTCGCCGCGCGATTCCGTGTTCGCTTCGAGCGGAGCGGAAACCTTCGTCTACGGGGTGCCCCACGATCACAATTTCAGCTTCCTGACCGTCGGCTATTTCGGGCCGGGCTATCGCAGCGCCTATTACGAATACGAGTATGCCGACACGATCGGCTGCGAGGGCGAGAAGCCCGGCCTGCGCTTCATCGAGGAGAGCGCGCTGGAGGAGGGCAAGATGCAGCTCTACCGCGCGCACATCGACATTCACGACCAGATCCCGCCGGAAAGCATGTCGGTCTCGCTCAACGTGATCGAAGTCGACGAGGCGTCGTGCTGGCTCGATCAGTACGGTTTCGATCTGGAAAGCGGTGCGATCACCGGCACAATCAATCCCAACGCAACCGAAACTTTCCTCCAGGTCGCCGTGGGGCTGGGCGGGGCGGAAGCGATCGACCTGGCCGATCGGTTCGGGCGGACGCATCCCAGCGAGCGGATCCGGCTGGCGAGTTTCGCGGCGCGGGCGCACCTGTGCGGCGACGTGGCCACGAGGGAGGCGGTCTGGGCCGAGGCGGAGCGCAATTCCGGCAGCCTGCTGGTCGCCCGGGTGGCGGATCGCCAGCGCCGCGCTCTCGAAATCGCCTAG
- the ruvX gene encoding Holliday junction resolvase RuvX: MGREAVVIESAAELRALLPDGGALLALDLGTKTIGVATCDAGWRFATAGKTIKRSKFGKDSELLRAVIAERGSKAIVLGLPRNMDGSEGPRVQSARAYARNLVEAFDLPVLLWDERWSTSSAEAAMIGQDMSRAKRAEKIDSHAAAIILQGAIDALSGNAF; the protein is encoded by the coding sequence GTGGGCCGCGAAGCCGTCGTAATCGAAAGCGCTGCCGAACTGCGCGCGCTGCTGCCCGACGGCGGCGCCCTCCTCGCGCTCGACCTCGGAACCAAGACGATCGGCGTTGCGACCTGCGATGCCGGCTGGCGGTTCGCAACCGCGGGCAAGACCATCAAGCGGAGCAAGTTCGGCAAGGATTCCGAACTGCTGCGCGCCGTGATCGCGGAACGCGGCAGCAAGGCCATCGTGCTCGGGCTGCCGCGCAACATGGACGGAAGCGAAGGGCCGCGTGTCCAGAGCGCCCGGGCCTATGCCCGCAATCTGGTCGAGGCCTTCGATCTGCCGGTCCTCCTGTGGGACGAGCGCTGGTCCACGAGCAGCGCCGAGGCGGCGATGATCGGGCAGGACATGAGCCGGGCGAAGCGCGCCGAGAAGATCGACAGCCACGCGGCGGCCATCATCCTGCAGGGCGCGATCGACGCCTTGTCCGGCAACGCTTTCTAG
- a CDS encoding DUF3089 domain-containing protein, with protein MVRKFLYLIAFATVLVIGAAIVFSIWSRDLTRLAMVPSADFVEQDPLAANAYQDPDMWYSRPGIGTEDPARWQPPLRNDRGGADRLLPDPAEPAPPQFAVFFVHPTSYYNRATWNAPWNDADAETTARLFLRGLASPFNQASEIWAPKYRQATMGAFLTDDARAGQALDAAYGDVSQAFAFFVSSIDENTPIVIAGHSQGALHVMRLLKDEVAGKPIARKVAAAYVVGWPISLEHDLPALGLPACATANQAGCIMSWSSFAEPADPSDVLDTYAASTGYDGQKRGQSNILCTNPLSGSIGGEVAADANPGTLVPDGDLRNGEIVPGYVGARCNERGLLLIGDPPEMGNAVLPGNNYHVYDIPLFWSALRNDVLARVTAWAAKPS; from the coding sequence ATGGTCCGCAAGTTCCTCTACCTGATCGCCTTTGCGACCGTGCTGGTCATCGGCGCGGCAATCGTCTTCAGTATCTGGTCGAGGGACCTCACCCGGCTAGCGATGGTCCCGTCGGCGGACTTCGTCGAGCAGGATCCGCTCGCGGCGAACGCCTACCAGGATCCGGACATGTGGTATTCGCGGCCCGGTATCGGGACGGAGGATCCAGCGCGCTGGCAACCGCCTCTGCGTAACGATCGCGGTGGAGCCGACCGGCTGCTGCCCGATCCGGCCGAACCCGCACCGCCGCAGTTCGCGGTCTTCTTCGTGCATCCGACGAGCTACTACAACCGGGCGACCTGGAATGCGCCGTGGAACGACGCCGATGCGGAAACCACCGCGCGGTTGTTCCTGCGCGGCCTCGCCAGCCCGTTCAACCAGGCAAGCGAGATCTGGGCTCCAAAGTATCGCCAGGCGACCATGGGCGCGTTCCTGACCGACGACGCGCGTGCGGGCCAGGCGCTCGACGCGGCCTATGGCGATGTCTCGCAGGCCTTTGCCTTCTTCGTGTCCAGCATCGACGAGAACACGCCCATCGTGATCGCCGGCCACAGCCAGGGCGCGCTGCATGTCATGCGGTTGCTCAAGGACGAGGTCGCGGGCAAGCCGATCGCCCGCAAGGTCGCCGCAGCCTACGTGGTCGGCTGGCCGATCTCGCTCGAACACGACCTGCCCGCGCTTGGCCTACCTGCTTGTGCGACTGCGAACCAGGCCGGTTGCATCATGAGCTGGTCCAGCTTCGCCGAGCCGGCCGATCCCTCGGACGTGCTCGATACCTATGCCGCCTCGACCGGCTATGACGGTCAGAAGCGCGGCCAGAGCAATATCCTGTGCACCAATCCGCTCAGCGGGAGCATCGGCGGCGAAGTCGCGGCAGACGCGAACCCGGGGACGCTGGTGCCCGACGGGGATTTGAGGAACGGCGAAATCGTACCCGGTTATGTCGGCGCGCGCTGCAACGAACGCGGCCTGCTGCTGATCGGCGACCCGCCGGAGATGGGCAATGCCGTGCTGCCGGGCAACAATTACCACGTCTACGACATTCCCCTGTTCTGGAGCGCGCTCAGGAACGACGTGCTGGCGAGAGTGACCGCGTGGGCCGCGAAGCCGTCGTAA
- a CDS encoding AI-2E family transporter: MSNDQNEVGAKVGTSPTRIESPKLRYEASKALVWGLVIGLIVLTVHLSQTLLVIFGALVFAAIIDGGSRLIAKYLPIGRNWRIGIVLLLAVAFLIWLGYFAGSQISQQAAEFPAIINDQIGRLFAFLQSQGFAIGTDDVKNIVGSAVTGVGTVTKAIGGIFGGLTTLLLIGIIGIYLAIDPNLYERGVAWMVPERRRDGFYETVNQMAYTMRRLMAGRILGMIVEGIFTWALLAYGGMLIGIGAVPMAALLGLLTGLLAFIPNIGAIISGVLMVLVGFSGGVDMGLYTVFVYFLVQTVDGYVLIPLVAKKTVDLAPALVLGAQLVFGVLFGILGLALADPMLAMIKVALEQRAKRLEEGDREHSDDEMAADPA, translated from the coding sequence ATGAGCAACGATCAGAATGAAGTCGGCGCGAAGGTCGGGACCAGCCCGACCCGCATAGAAAGCCCCAAGCTCCGCTACGAGGCTTCAAAGGCGCTGGTGTGGGGGCTGGTGATCGGGCTCATAGTCCTGACGGTCCACCTGTCCCAGACACTGCTGGTAATCTTCGGTGCGCTCGTCTTCGCCGCGATCATCGACGGGGGATCGCGCCTGATCGCCAAATACCTCCCGATCGGCCGCAATTGGCGGATCGGCATCGTCCTCCTGCTGGCCGTGGCCTTCCTGATCTGGCTCGGATACTTCGCCGGCTCGCAGATTTCGCAGCAGGCTGCCGAATTCCCGGCGATCATCAACGATCAGATCGGGCGCCTGTTCGCATTTCTCCAGAGCCAGGGTTTCGCCATCGGCACCGATGATGTGAAGAACATCGTCGGCAGCGCGGTCACCGGCGTCGGCACGGTGACCAAGGCCATCGGCGGCATCTTCGGCGGCCTGACGACGCTGCTGCTCATCGGAATCATCGGCATCTATTTGGCGATCGATCCCAATCTCTACGAGCGCGGGGTCGCCTGGATGGTGCCCGAGCGCCGGCGCGACGGGTTCTACGAAACGGTCAACCAGATGGCCTACACCATGCGGCGGCTGATGGCGGGGCGCATCCTCGGCATGATCGTCGAAGGGATCTTCACCTGGGCGCTGCTTGCCTACGGCGGAATGCTGATCGGGATCGGGGCGGTCCCGATGGCTGCGCTTCTCGGCTTGCTGACCGGACTGCTCGCCTTCATCCCCAACATCGGCGCGATCATCTCGGGCGTTCTGATGGTGCTCGTCGGGTTCTCCGGCGGGGTCGACATGGGCCTCTACACCGTGTTCGTCTATTTCCTCGTTCAGACCGTCGATGGCTACGTGCTCATTCCGCTGGTCGCCAAGAAGACCGTCGATCTTGCCCCCGCCCTGGTGCTCGGTGCGCAGCTCGTTTTCGGAGTGCTGTTCGGCATTCTCGGCCTGGCGCTTGCCGATCCGATGCTGGCGATGATCAAGGTTGCGCTCGAGCAACGTGCGAAACGGCTCGAGGAAGGCGATCGCGAACATTCCGACGACGAGATGGCTGCGGACCCTGCCTGA
- the lepB gene encoding signal peptidase I: MTGQTLVTKQTDSDGDEKINWLAEIRGLALMLLAVLAFHSFIAKPFYIPSQSMMPNLLVGDRLVVSKYPYGWSWVSASFHILPRSDWRIWPATPEYGDIVIPVPPNKDEDYIKRVVALPGDRIAVKNGQIILNGVPVPQEVEPAVEIPVDANTSCAAFGDPSLMVTKPSGERVCELPTLRETLPNGATYLVIDHMQQGLDNYPEITVPDDSVFVMGDNRDHSADSRAEAWEQGLGGSIPMANVGGRAEFITFSLDGTTGLNPLTWFTSLRPDRAWTTLRPAVVKKGTRDEQRSE, translated from the coding sequence ATGACCGGCCAGACCCTGGTGACCAAGCAAACCGACAGCGATGGCGACGAAAAGATCAACTGGCTCGCGGAGATCCGCGGGCTGGCGCTCATGCTGCTCGCGGTGCTTGCCTTCCACAGCTTCATCGCCAAGCCCTTCTACATCCCGAGCCAATCGATGATGCCCAACCTGCTCGTCGGCGACCGGCTGGTGGTGAGCAAGTATCCCTATGGCTGGAGCTGGGTATCGGCGAGTTTCCACATCCTGCCCCGCAGCGACTGGCGCATCTGGCCCGCAACGCCCGAATACGGCGACATCGTCATCCCCGTTCCGCCCAACAAGGACGAGGATTACATCAAGCGGGTCGTCGCTCTTCCCGGTGACCGGATCGCGGTGAAGAACGGGCAGATCATCCTGAATGGCGTTCCCGTGCCTCAGGAAGTCGAGCCGGCGGTCGAGATCCCGGTCGATGCCAATACCTCCTGCGCCGCATTCGGCGACCCGTCGCTGATGGTTACCAAGCCTTCGGGCGAACGCGTCTGCGAATTGCCCACATTGCGCGAAACGCTGCCCAACGGCGCGACCTATCTGGTTATCGACCACATGCAGCAGGGGCTTGACAACTATCCCGAGATCACCGTTCCCGACGACAGCGTCTTCGTGATGGGCGACAACCGCGATCACTCGGCCGACAGCCGGGCAGAAGCCTGGGAACAGGGGCTCGGCGGTTCGATCCCGATGGCCAATGTCGGCGGAAGGGCAGAGTTCATCACCTTCTCGCTCGACGGGACGACCGGCCTCAATCCCCTGACATGGTTCACGTCCTTGCGCCCCGACCGCGCTTGGACCACACTCCGGCCGGCGGTCGTGAAGAAGGGGACGCGCGATGAGCAACGATCAGAATGA